In the Campylobacter lari genome, TTTAGCTTTAGCATCGTTATTTTTAATTGAATCAAAAATTTTCTTTTGATAGATATTTACTAAAATAGCTTCTTTAGCACGCTCTAATTCTTCTTTATATGAAGGATCGTTTTCTATTTTTTGAGCTTTAGCATCTTTTAATACAAGTTGTTGAACGATATATTGATCAATAATTGCTTTTTTTTGCTCAGCTGGTAAATCAGTGATTTTAGCACCTCTTAGCATAGGAGCAAAAAACTCATTCACTTCTGTATCGCTGATATTGTTTCCATCAAGGGTTGCAACCACCGCAGCATTTAAACTCAAACCTGTTAATAAAGCCGCAGCAACTAAAGAAATTTTTTTCATTGTTTTTCCTTTTGAAATAGTTTTGTTGATTTTATTATATCTAAACTTTATTTAAAGCCGATTAACATACAATAAGTTTATGAAAAGAAATTTAGAAATTAAAAAATTATTTTTAGAGCATTTTGGACAAGCAAAAACAGAATTAGTTTTTAGTAATGCTTATGAACTTATAGTTTGTGTTATGCTTTCAGCTCAATGTACTGATAAAAGGGTTAATCTCATCACACCGGCTTTATTTGAAGCTTATCCTAGTGTGCAAGATTTGGCTAAGGCAAACTTATCATCTTTGAAGCTTTTGATCAATTCTTGCTCATTTTACAATAATAAAGCACAAAATTTAATCAAAATGGCTCAAGCAGTTTGCGAGCAATTTAATGGTGAAATCCCTATGAATGAGCAAGATTTAAAAACTCTAGCAGGAGTAGGACAAAAAACTGCACATGTAGTGATGATAGAATGGTGTGGGACTAATTGCATGGCTGTAGATACTCATGTATTTAGAGTTTCACACAGACTTAATCTTAGCAAAGCCAAAACACCTGAAGAAACTGAAAAAGACTTAACTAAAATTTTTAAAGATAATCTAAACTATCTTCATCAAGCTATGGTGCTTTTTGGACGTTATACATGCAAGGCTAAAAATCCTTTATGTAAAGAGTGTTTTTTAAATCATTTATGTAAGAGTAAAGATAAAAAGTTAATCTAGCACTAAATTAGTGCTAGATGATTTTAATGAAAGAATGGTAGATATAAGAAAGCATTAATCACTAAGGCATTTACTATATCTATGAAAAACGCACCTACTAAAGGCACAATAATAAATGCCATATGACTCATGCCATAGTGATTTGTTACAGTTTGCATATTTACCATAGCTGTTGGAGTAGCACCTAAACCAAAACCACAATGACCTGCTGCTAAAACCGCTGCATCATAGTCTTTTCCACATACCCTAAAGGTTACAAATATAGCAAAAGCAGCCATCATAGCAACTTGCACTACTAAAATTACCAACATCGGTAGAGCAAGGGTAACTAGATCCCAAAGATTAATAGTCATTAACGCTAAAGCCAAGAATAAAGACAAGCTTACATTACCTAAAACTGATACTTCTCTATCAAACACATGGTGAATTTTTGTAGCTGATAAAACATTTCTTAAAACAACACCCACAAAAAGACAATACACAAAAGTTGGTAAAGTAAAACCTGTATTTGTTTTAATATAAGTAGATAAAGCACTACCTATTAATAAACACAAAGCAATCAATGCTAAAGACTCTATAAAAGAAGAAGGGGTGATCAATCTTTCTTTTTCTGGAGATTGGAAATTTAAAATTGCATCTTTATCATCATTTTGTTTTGGAACCACTAATTTATGCTTATTAACCAAATATCTTGCAACAGGACCACCTATGATACCACCTGAAATAAGTCCAAAAGTCGCACAAGCAATAGCAACAGTAGTTGCACTAGAATACAAATAAGGCTCTTTAATAAATTCAGCCGCCCAAGCTGCACCTGTACCATGACCACCACTCATTGTAACAGAACCTGCTATAAGCCCCATAAGTGGATTTTGTCCCATGGCAGTTGCTACACCTATACCAACTATATTTTGCGCAAATAGTAAAGCTACAACTACAACTAAAAAAACTGCTAATTTTCTACCACCTTTTTTTAATGAAGCAAAATCAGCTAACAAACCAATACTTGAAAAGAATGCAAGCATTAACGGATCTTTCATAGATTCATCAAATTTAATGTCTAGTGAAAAAGAACTATGTAAGATTAAAAGAATAATCGCAGCTATTCCACCACCAACAACTGGCTCAGGGATATTATAATCACGAAGAAATTTTACCCTTTTAATGACAAAAACGCCCAAAAGCAG is a window encoding:
- the nth gene encoding endonuclease III, which gives rise to MKRNLEIKKLFLEHFGQAKTELVFSNAYELIVCVMLSAQCTDKRVNLITPALFEAYPSVQDLAKANLSSLKLLINSCSFYNNKAQNLIKMAQAVCEQFNGEIPMNEQDLKTLAGVGQKTAHVVMIEWCGTNCMAVDTHVFRVSHRLNLSKAKTPEETEKDLTKIFKDNLNYLHQAMVLFGRYTCKAKNPLCKECFLNHLCKSKDKKLI
- the gltS gene encoding sodium/glutamate symporter, giving the protein MKFDFYATLVTMVIVLLLGVFVIKRVKFLRDYNIPEPVVGGGIAAIILLILHSSFSLDIKFDESMKDPLMLAFFSSIGLLADFASLKKGGRKLAVFLVVVVALLFAQNIVGIGVATAMGQNPLMGLIAGSVTMSGGHGTGAAWAAEFIKEPYLYSSATTVAIACATFGLISGGIIGGPVARYLVNKHKLVVPKQNDDKDAILNFQSPEKERLITPSSFIESLALIALCLLIGSALSTYIKTNTGFTLPTFVYCLFVGVVLRNVLSATKIHHVFDREVSVLGNVSLSLFLALALMTINLWDLVTLALPMLVILVVQVAMMAAFAIFVTFRVCGKDYDAAVLAAGHCGFGLGATPTAMVNMQTVTNHYGMSHMAFIIVPLVGAFFIDIVNALVINAFLYLPFFH